The proteins below are encoded in one region of Triticum aestivum cultivar Chinese Spring chromosome 1B, IWGSC CS RefSeq v2.1, whole genome shotgun sequence:
- the LOC123136680 gene encoding GDSL esterase/lipase At2g40250-like yields the protein MAPRSPAPAAALFLAALLVLAASTASAARPRSSSKAAAGPHDIPAVFAFGDSTLDPGNNNRLPTLVRADHAPYGRAFPAGVPPSGRFSDGKLITDYIVAALGIKDLLPAYHASGVTHANATTGVSFASGGSGLDDITAHTVVVSTFSSQIADFQQLLSRIGEPQAADIAAKSLFILSAGTNDVTMNYYDLPFRALEYPTIDAYHDYLISLYQSYIQSLYKLGAWRFIVAGMPPVGCLPMQKSLRGQQPPLGHGCVDLQNEEAQRYNAKLQQALAALEAATAGASLSYVDTYAPLMDMVAQPKKYGFTQTGQGCCGTGLLEMGAMCTGLLPQCKSPAEYMFFDAVHPTQAAYKAVADQIVKTHISQFKN from the exons ATGGCGCCACGAAGCCCAGCCCCCGCCGCGGCGCTCTTCCTCGCCGccctcctcgtcctcgccgccTCCACGGCGTCCGCGGCGAGGCCGCGTTCCTCCTCCAAGGCGGCAGCCGGGCCGCACGACATCCCGGCCGTGTTCGCGTTCGGCGACTCCACGCTGGACCCGGGCAACAACAACCGGCTGCCGACGCTGGTGCGCGCCGACCACGCGCCCTACGGCCGCGCCTTCCCGGCCGGCGTGCCCCCCTCGGGCCGCTTCTCCGACGGCAAGCTCATCACCGACTACATCGTCGCCGCGCTCGGCATCAAGGACCTGCTCCCGGCGTACCACGCCAGCGGGGTCACCCACGCCAACGCCACCACCGGGGTCAGCTTCGCGTCCGGCGGGTCCGGCCTCGACGACATCACCGCGCACACCGTCGTGGTCTCCACCTTCTCGTCCCAGATCGCCGACTTCCAGCAGCTCCTCTCCCGCATCGGCGAGCCCCAGGCCGCCGACATCGCCGCCAAGTCCCTCTTCATCCTCTCCGCCGGCACCAACGACGTGACCATGAACTACTACGACCTGCCGTTCCGCGCCCTCGAGTACCCCACCATCGACGCCTACCATGACTACCTCATCAGCCTCTACCAGTCCTACATCCAG AGCCTGTACAAGCTGGGGGCGTGGAGGTTCATCGTGGCCGGCATGCCGCCGGTGGGGTGCCTGCCGATGCAGAAGAGCCTGAGGGGGCAGCAGCCGCCGCTGGGGCACGGGTGCGTGGACCTGCAGAACGAGGAGGCGCAGCGGTACAACGCCAAGCTGCAGCAggcgctggcggcgctggaggcggcGACCGCCGGCGCCAGCCTCTCGTACGTGGACACGTACGCGCCGCTCATGGACATGGTGGCGCAGCCCAAGAAGTACGGGTTCACGCAGACGGGGCAGGGGTGCTGCGGCACGGGGCTGCTGGAGATGGGGGCCATGTGCACCGGCCTGCTGCCGCAGTGCAAGTCGCCGGCGGAGTACATGTTCTTCGACGCCGTGCACCCCACGCAGGCCGCCTACAAGGCCGTCGCCGACCAGATCGTCAAGACCCACATCTCGCAGTTCAAAAATTAG